One segment of Danaus plexippus chromosome 10, MEX_DaPlex, whole genome shotgun sequence DNA contains the following:
- the LOC116767025 gene encoding STAM-binding protein-like A, whose translation MHSIEKKGKTVDLASLEPAARVKQLANYGAMVDVDPNVPPRRYYRSGLEMVRMANVYLAEGSLENAYILYMKFMTLFVEKIRKHPEYNTVPSEVKAVNQSKLKEVMPKAEKLKQKLLDVYAKEHTLYIENEAKRKIAEEARRKQEQEDAKVAQRLQADENRQDGHSTTPYLLHADQWAVTPTAPPVDDVLYPDDFADPPRSLPGVPSAVPPAIIPPSRPAVDSSGLLDARRLRTVVIPTALLPRFLSLAAQNTAANKETCGILAGRLEQNQLKITHVVVPKQTGTSDSCSTNNEEDIFEYQDKHNLITLGWIHTHPTQTAFLSSVDLHTQCSYQLMMPEAIAIVCAPKYQETGYFALTQDHGMSFIAKCRQPGFHPHPSDPPLFYSVTHTKLDESAPVEMVDLRR comes from the exons atgcattCAATTGAAAAAAAGGGTAAAACAGTGGATCTAGCATCCTTAGAACCAGCAGCTAGGGTTAAGCAGTTGGCGAACTATGGGGCAATGGTAGATGTTGATCCAAACGTTCCTCCTAGAAG gTATTATCGATCTGGATTAGAAATGGTGAGGATGGCAAATGTGTATCTAGCTGAGGGCAGCTTAGAAAAcgcttatatattatacatgaaGTTTATGACCCTGTTTGTAGAGAAGATTCGGAAACACCCAGAGTACAACACTGTGCCATCAGAAGTTAAAGCGGTCAATCAGAGTAAACTAAAAGAAGTTATGCCAAAGGCAGAAAAGTTAAAGCAAAAGTTGTTAGATGTCTATGCTAAAGAACACACtctatatattgaaaatgag gCAAAGAGAAAAATAGCGGAGGAGGCAAGAAGAAAGCAAGAGCAAGAAGATGCGAAAGTCGCTCAAAGACTTCAAGCCGATGAGAACAGACAAGATGGTCACAGCACTACaccatatttattacatgCG GATCAATGGGCTGTGACACCAACAGCGCCTCCAGTGGATGATGTGTTGTATCCGGATGACTTTGCAGATCCTCCTCGTTCATTGCCAGGTGTTCCATCAGCTGTACCCCCCGCCATCATTCCACCGTCAAGACCTGCTGT TGATTCAAGTGGACTGTTGGATGCGAGGCGTCTTCGTACGGTTGTGATACCCACGGCACTGTTGCCAAGATTTTTATCACTGGCTGCCCAAAACACAGCCGCAAACAAAGAAACTTGCGGCATACTAGCTGGGAGACTG GAACAAAATCAATTGAAGATCACGCATGTGGTGGTGCCCAAACAGACGGGAACATCAGACTCGTGTAGTACAAACAATGAGGAAGACATCTTTGAATACCAGGACAAACACAATCTCATCACCTTGGGATGGATACAT ACCCATCCGACCCAGACGGCATTTCTTTCATCTGTGGATCTTCACACACAGTGCTCCTACCAGCTCATGATGCCGGAAGCCATCGCTATTGTCTGCGCACCAAAATATCAAGA GACCGGTTACTTCGCTCTGACTCAGGACCACGGTATGTCGTTCATAGCCAAATGTCGTCAGCCTGGGTTCCATCCACATCCATCAGATCCACCGCTGTTCtac agCGTAACCCACACAAAGCTTGATGAATCAGCGCCAGTTGAAATGGTAGATTTGAGAAGATGA
- the LOC116766844 gene encoding uncharacterized protein LOC116766844, whose protein sequence is MGKGLGQMHNLRLLRFDSQDTNISKAFKRQVRKSTPRVKKKLNLRPDYFLAKRAKFISTKSSSETFLQAKTTNKCKNTPFKRPSIQFKRPVIKRSASLYELKQKFSNANCQVANKTKEALRYITSKSLRSKRCKPQCNNQDVRVLFTTEIAKNHRNDIQNDVRKLDRIYNTRSSKLCNFKSNQHLYRCSCHTSRADLNYKCSRNFNEQTECNKDSQTIKNSIYEFCKPSDYNYPTLDRYIQADVTCSAPDQPGVEGISRLSTNERCNFHSRCIGVTPSCFNIPRNGSGDTNNFNDHILKQKIKNPKCESKITQIQEMGRCQEGLLKFERESPTFSGCAGDRKSLPTSILKGIIFIVIVILWSPCIIIVCFCWLLTYPVRPFNLFEKNDFTTKNRYCNDGSRGGWELGRLFHNISQRLQYTANTIYSVFKRNESTKSDCLNPPVVKTTCHKNLIFKSRHNLCADPRMKYCVYYKRNKGWVMKPYKKRKTYTNKHMKLANSPNSSYFVITSPPEVFTNKEHNYEDRPLTLQDRPILQNQEKSDKDLDIKYRKNIAHEPKTPEPVDFNHLSDEKSYFHPPYQKRSVSKKSLNNIPCDLSYSRIPNYRRCNRPRRYKKIYHRPICPRHGRKQNVLNYPPCKSERNILHQQCGWINVTKKDHWCKRTFKTIANFVNNADRNVWKYNVCKPMPRHDISRTVSCSSLKKRCPSFPMNFSTFCKFYGSIVMSFMFMINTCIWLPTLYCCYFCFSCFFKTIRNI, encoded by the exons ATGGGTAAAGGACTCGGACAAATGCACAATTTACGTCTTTTGCGCTTCGATTCTCAAGACACAAATATTAGCAAAGCATTCAAAAGACAAGTAAGAAAATCGACTCCTCGTGTAAAAAAGAAGCTAAACTTACGACCTGATTACTTCCTTGCAAAACgtgcaaaatttatttcaactaaAAGTTCGTCAGAGACATTTCTGCAAGCAAAgacaacaaataaatgtaaaaataccCCCTTTAAAAGACCATCTA ttCAATTTAAGAGGCCTGTAATCAAAAGATCAGCGAGTTTGTacgaattaaaacaaaagttttcaaatGCTAACTGTCAGGttgcaaataaaactaaagaaGCATTACGGTATATCACTTCAAAATCTTTGAGATCTAAAAGATGTAAGCCCCAATGCAATAACCAAGATGTCCGTGTTCTCTTCACAACGGAAATTGCTAAAAATCATAGAAATGACATTCAAAATGACGTCAGAAAATTGGATCGGATATATAATACAAGATCGTCCAAACTATGCAATTTCAAATCTAACCAGCATTTATACAGATGTTCTTGTCACACATCTAGAGCTGATTTGAACTATAAATGTAGCAGAAATTTCAATGAACAAACGGAATGTAACAAAGAttcacaaacaataaaaaacagtaTCTACGAATTTTGCAAACCAAGCGATTACAATTACCCCACACTCGACCGTTATATTCAGGCCGATGTTACATGTTCAGCTCCAGATCAACCTGGTGTTGAAGGTATTTCCAGATTATCAACGAATGAAAGATGCAATTTTCATAGCAGATGCATAGGGGTTACTCCATCTTGCTTCAACATTCCCAGGAATGGGTCTGGGGACACTAACAATTTTAACGATCAcattttgaagcaaaaaataaaaaaccctAAATGTGAAAGTAAAATAACTCAAATCCAAGAAATGGGAAGGTGCCAGGAAggtctattaaaatttgagaGAGAGTCACCAACGTTTTCAGGATGTGCCGGTGATCGCAAATCGTTACCAACGTCGATTTTAAAgggtattatatttatagtaatagtaATACTATGGTCTCCTTGCATAATAATTGTCTGTTTTTGTTGGTTGCTGACATATCCAGTGCGACCTTTCAATCTATTTGAAAAAAACGATTTCACTACGAAAAATAGATATTGTAATGATGGTAGTCGCGGTGGCTGGGAACTTGgtcgtttatttcataatatatctcAGAGACTTCAATATACTGCCAACACTATATATTCTgtgtttaaaagaaatgaatcTACAAAATCAGATTGCTTAAACCCGCCTGTTGTCAAGACTACTTGccataaaaatttgatatttaaaagtcGTCATAATTTGTGTGCTGATCCAAGAATGAAGTACTGCGTTTattataaacgaaataaaGGGTGGGTTATGAAACCTTACAAGAAACGTAAAACATACACTAACAAGCATATGAAATTAGCAAATTCACCTAATTCATCATACTTTGTCATAACATCACCTCCGGAGGTTTTCACAAACAAAGAACATAATTATGAAGATCGTCCTCTAACTTTACAAGATCGTCCTATATTACAAAATCAAGAAAAATCAGACAAAGACCTTGACATAAAATATCGCAAAAATATTGCCCATGAACCTAAAACACCAGAACCTGTCGATTTCAATCATCTATCCGACGAGAAAAGTTACTTTCACCCGCCTTACCAAAAAAGATCTGTTtcgaaaaaatctttaaataatatcccaTGTGATTTGTCGTATAGTAGAATTCCAAATTATAGAAGATGTAATCGGCCAAggcgatataaaaaaatatatcataggCCCATATGCCCAAGACACGGAaggaaacaaaatgttttaaattatcctCCTTGTAAAAGTGAAAGAAACATTTTGCATCAACAATGTGGATggataaatgtaacaaaaaaagatCACTGGTGTAAAAGGACCTTTAAAACTATTGCAAACTTTGTTAATAATGCTGATAGAAATGTATGGAAATATAATGTATGCAAACCTATGCCGAGACATGACATATCAAGAACAGTATCTTGTTCTAGTCTTAAAAAACGCTGCCCCTCATTTCCAATGAATTTCTCGACCTTTTGCAAATTTTATGGAAGCATTGTGATGAGCTTCATGTTTATGATTAATACTTGTATCTGGCTTCCGACTCTTTACTGTTGCTATTTCtgtttttcatgtttttttaaaaccattagaaatatttaa
- the LOC116766830 gene encoding uncharacterized protein LOC116766830 isoform X2, whose protein sequence is MAQYQFLFLVAVAASGIGPCLSQSSLKVGASETTPASLLKELEDNSRYKTLEANATLLKLLVDDKGGVSKSEVFDMLHSKDDNQDHVDLPTFPEDAEEGRVDVMVVPDSQAEYLQGGQAGAAAGVMVLVTCAIVVIAYTALVVWRRIYLKKHGLKHELLRNEEIAETRIEL, encoded by the exons ATGGCGCAATACCAGTTTTTGTTTCTCGTCGCTGTGGCGGCATCAG GTATAGGACCATGTCTCAGTCAGAGTTCCTTGAAAGTTGGGGCCTCAGAAACAACACCAGCCAGTTTGTTGAAAGAACTCGAAGACAACAGTCGTTACAAGACGTTAGAAGCAAACGCTACCCTACTGAAACTTCTCGTTGACGACAAAGGAGGAGTTAGCAA GTCGGAGGTTTTTGACATGTTGCACTCCAAGGATGATAATCAGGATCACGTGGATTTGCCAACGTTCCCTGAAGACGCGGAGGAAGGTCGGGTGGATGTGATGGTCGTACCAGATTCACAGGCAGAGTACCTTCAAG GCGGGCAGGCCGGGGCCGCAGCTGGCGTCATGGTTTTGGTGACGTGTGCCATAGTGGTGATAGCTTACACCGCGCTCGTCGTATGGAGGCGGATATACTT AAAGAAGCACGGACTGAAACATGAATTGTTACGAAATGAAGAGATCGCCGAAACAAGAATTGAG ttgtGA
- the LOC116766830 gene encoding uncharacterized protein LOC116766830 isoform X1: MAQYQFLFLVAVAASGIGPCLSQSSLKVGASETTPASLLKELEDNSRYKTLEANATLLKLLVDDKGGVSKSEVFDMLHSKDDNQDHVDLPTFPEDAEEGRVDVMVVPDSQAEYLQASESVRKDSRRLRSAGGQAGAAAGVMVLVTCAIVVIAYTALVVWRRIYLKKHGLKHELLRNEEIAETRIEL; the protein is encoded by the exons ATGGCGCAATACCAGTTTTTGTTTCTCGTCGCTGTGGCGGCATCAG GTATAGGACCATGTCTCAGTCAGAGTTCCTTGAAAGTTGGGGCCTCAGAAACAACACCAGCCAGTTTGTTGAAAGAACTCGAAGACAACAGTCGTTACAAGACGTTAGAAGCAAACGCTACCCTACTGAAACTTCTCGTTGACGACAAAGGAGGAGTTAGCAA GTCGGAGGTTTTTGACATGTTGCACTCCAAGGATGATAATCAGGATCACGTGGATTTGCCAACGTTCCCTGAAGACGCGGAGGAAGGTCGGGTGGATGTGATGGTCGTACCAGATTCACAGGCAGAGTACCTTCAAG cATCAGAGTCAGTGCGTAAGGACTCACGAAGACTCCGTTCTGCAGGCGGGCAGGCCGGGGCCGCAGCTGGCGTCATGGTTTTGGTGACGTGTGCCATAGTGGTGATAGCTTACACCGCGCTCGTCGTATGGAGGCGGATATACTT AAAGAAGCACGGACTGAAACATGAATTGTTACGAAATGAAGAGATCGCCGAAACAAGAATTGAG ttgtGA
- the LOC116766831 gene encoding CDGSH iron-sulfur domain-containing protein 2 homolog: MYFVSNVVKVTIPNYLSSLPIPDSFGGWFRLGVRDWLALLPPTLAIGGISYYSYQTIKKGNEAGNGQVNPGIRKDINKVVDFIDIEDITEKVSLCRCWRSKNWPYCDGAHGAHNKATGDNTGPVVVKHKENK, encoded by the exons ATGTATTTTGTTTCCAATGTTGTTAAAGTCACTATCCCCAATTATTTATCAAGTTTGCCAATCCCCGATTCATTTGGAGGATGGTTTCGACTTGGAG tcCGTGATTGGCTTGCCCTCCTGCCACCAACCCTTGCAATTGGAGGCATATCATATTATTCTTATCAGactataaaaaaaggaaatgaaGCTGGTAATGGCCAGGTCAATCCTGGAATTCGGAAGGACATAAATAAAGTGGTCGATTTCATTGATATCGAGGATATCACAGAAAAGGTGTCTTTATGTAGATGTTGGAGGAGCAAAAAT TGGCCGTACTGTGACGGTGCTCATGGGGCCCACAACAAAGCAACGGGAGACAACACAGGTCCTGTAGTTGTTAAGCATAAGGAGAACAAGTAA